A single window of Bordetella genomosp. 11 DNA harbors:
- the pgl gene encoding 6-phosphogluconolactonase — protein MNKEQACIFENANSLVEHLADWLTARIAACEGRFALALSGGSTPRPLYALLAEPERARRIDWSRVHLFWGDERFVPYDDPRSNYGMTRQAMIDSIPIPAENVHPVPTDGTPESAAKRYADLLREYYGSARLEPGRPLFDVNLLGIGDDGHTASLFPGAPQVDETRDWTVAVVGVKDEPRISLTFPALDSAAAVVFLAAGDKKRSAVSRARAHDPDVPSGRVRPQGELLWYLDRDAAGGDA, from the coding sequence ATGAACAAGGAACAAGCCTGCATTTTCGAGAACGCGAACAGCCTGGTCGAGCATCTGGCCGACTGGCTGACGGCGCGCATCGCCGCCTGCGAGGGGCGTTTCGCCCTGGCGCTGTCCGGCGGCAGCACGCCCCGCCCGCTTTATGCCCTGTTGGCCGAACCGGAACGCGCGCGACGCATCGACTGGTCGCGCGTGCATCTGTTCTGGGGCGACGAGCGCTTCGTGCCTTATGACGATCCGCGCAGCAACTACGGCATGACGCGGCAGGCAATGATCGACAGCATCCCGATTCCCGCGGAAAACGTGCATCCGGTGCCCACGGACGGCACGCCGGAATCGGCGGCCAAGCGCTATGCGGACCTGTTGCGCGAATACTATGGGTCCGCGCGGCTGGAGCCCGGCCGCCCCCTCTTCGACGTCAATCTGCTCGGCATAGGCGATGACGGCCACACGGCATCCTTATTCCCCGGCGCGCCGCAGGTCGACGAAACCCGGGACTGGACGGTGGCGGTGGTGGGCGTCAAGGACGAGCCGCGCATATCGCTGACCTTCCCGGCGCTGGACAGCGCCGCCGCGGTCGTCTTCCTGGCCGCGGGCGACAAGAAAAGGTCCGCGGTCAGCCGGGCCCGCGCGCACGATCCCGACGTCCCCTCCGGCCGCGTCCGGCCCCAAGGGGAACTGCTGTGGTACCTGGACAGGGACGCCGCGGGCGGCGATGCCTGA
- a CDS encoding RNA recognition motif domain-containing protein has translation MAELLINHVQDSTSDEDVRGFLMKYGFPSYDRIQRIPGDGSRPAVLLTFDDLSVAALRKLVPRIHEMYWNNHTITALALNEPPRV, from the coding sequence ATGGCAGAGCTGTTGATCAACCACGTGCAGGACAGCACCTCCGACGAGGACGTCCGCGGGTTCCTGATGAAGTACGGTTTCCCGTCCTACGACCGTATCCAGCGCATCCCGGGAGACGGGTCGCGTCCCGCCGTGCTGCTGACGTTCGACGACCTCAGCGTGGCCGCGCTGCGCAAGCTGGTGCCCCGCATACACGAGATGTACTGGAATAACCACACCATTACCGCGCTGGCGCTGAACGAACCGCCGCGGGTATAG
- a CDS encoding DUF3141 domain-containing protein codes for MDAGTQLARSHDICTKAALLLLKRLETANERYATRARQAAGISGDGQAAAPGGTPQAGGMGVGQAANGMAAAMGALGWYGYAVDAMQRSILFWDTLRQRGNNFIANAAQGLKPVLHFDYEIVADGRAFDRPVNYALLRIKPPEGVVVDDRQRPYIIIDPRAGHGPGIGGFKDDSQVGVALRAGHPVYFVVFFRDPEPGQTLQDVCHAERLFVQKVRALHPDSPKPALVGNCQGGWAAMMLAASGPDDTGPIVINGAPMSYWGGAWRQGEGDNPMRYAGGMLGGTWTASLLADLGNGKFDGAWLVQNFEELNPANSLWEKYYTVYDKVDTEPPRFLEFERWWGGFYLMNREEIEWITRNLFVGNKLWSGDIKQDGQRLDLRSIKTPIILFASLGDNITPPQQAFNWVVDVYGSTEEIKSRGQVIVGLLHESVGHLGIFVSGKVAKKEHAQIVSVLKTIESLPPGLYGMTIADRRDKDGKVTYEVEFQEHRLEDIAARLNRFQRVDEKPFEAVAMVSDFLQEGYNLFAQPWVQAMANDYTARRMRELHPLRVRNWAISDLNPWLWWLAPAAQAVKQNRQALPDDDVLRRAERNAAGMVGAALDYYRDTRGALTEAAFFTTYGSVYSRYLADGRNGAALHGEVPQDARTLPFVRDALNAIAEGGYVEALARVAALLRRQDQPMPLSRLELRHELATEYAEYLPRISLHEWRSIRGQQEIVAQYETERAIETLPQLLRDPADRKRFLDLVAKLMADERVRGLATSDAQVEMLGRIRHVLASEKLTKVKEAGRGPANTRGAGPRRRQAALKRA; via the coding sequence ATGGACGCAGGAACCCAACTCGCGCGCAGTCACGACATCTGCACCAAGGCCGCGCTGCTTTTGCTCAAGCGCCTGGAGACCGCCAACGAACGCTATGCCACACGGGCGCGCCAGGCTGCCGGGATCTCCGGCGATGGCCAGGCGGCGGCGCCCGGCGGGACCCCGCAGGCCGGCGGAATGGGCGTGGGGCAAGCCGCCAACGGCATGGCCGCCGCGATGGGCGCCCTGGGCTGGTACGGCTATGCGGTCGACGCGATGCAGCGCTCCATCCTGTTCTGGGATACCTTGCGGCAGCGAGGCAACAACTTCATCGCCAACGCCGCCCAGGGGCTGAAACCCGTCCTGCATTTCGACTACGAGATCGTCGCCGACGGGCGCGCCTTCGACCGCCCGGTCAACTATGCCTTGCTGCGCATCAAGCCGCCGGAGGGCGTCGTCGTCGACGACCGGCAGCGCCCGTACATCATCATCGATCCGCGCGCCGGCCACGGCCCGGGCATCGGCGGTTTCAAGGACGACTCGCAGGTCGGCGTCGCGCTGCGCGCCGGCCACCCCGTGTACTTCGTCGTGTTCTTCCGCGACCCGGAACCGGGCCAGACCCTGCAGGACGTTTGCCACGCCGAACGCCTGTTCGTGCAGAAGGTGCGCGCGCTGCATCCGGACTCGCCGAAGCCGGCCCTGGTCGGCAACTGCCAGGGCGGCTGGGCGGCCATGATGCTGGCGGCCTCGGGGCCCGACGACACGGGCCCCATCGTCATCAACGGCGCGCCGATGTCCTATTGGGGCGGCGCGTGGCGCCAGGGCGAAGGCGACAACCCGATGCGCTATGCGGGGGGCATGCTGGGCGGGACCTGGACGGCGTCCCTGCTGGCCGACCTGGGCAACGGCAAGTTCGACGGCGCCTGGCTGGTGCAGAACTTCGAAGAACTGAATCCCGCCAACAGCCTGTGGGAAAAGTATTACACCGTCTACGACAAGGTGGACACCGAGCCCCCGCGATTCCTGGAATTCGAGCGCTGGTGGGGCGGCTTCTACCTGATGAACCGCGAAGAGATCGAATGGATCACGCGCAACCTTTTCGTCGGCAACAAGCTCTGGAGCGGCGACATCAAGCAGGATGGCCAGCGCCTGGACCTGCGCTCGATCAAGACGCCCATTATCCTGTTCGCCTCGCTGGGAGACAACATCACGCCGCCGCAACAGGCCTTCAACTGGGTCGTCGACGTGTATGGCAGCACGGAAGAGATCAAAAGCCGCGGGCAGGTCATCGTCGGGCTGCTTCACGAAAGCGTCGGGCACCTGGGCATCTTCGTCTCCGGCAAGGTGGCGAAGAAGGAACATGCGCAGATCGTCTCGGTGCTGAAAACCATCGAGTCGCTGCCGCCTGGCCTGTACGGCATGACGATCGCCGATCGCCGCGACAAGGACGGCAAGGTCACGTACGAAGTCGAATTCCAGGAACATCGCCTGGAAGATATCGCGGCCCGTCTCAACCGCTTCCAGCGTGTCGACGAAAAGCCGTTCGAGGCCGTGGCCATGGTGTCGGACTTCCTGCAGGAAGGCTATAACCTGTTCGCCCAGCCATGGGTGCAGGCCATGGCCAACGACTATACAGCCCGGCGCATGCGGGAACTGCACCCCTTGCGGGTACGCAATTGGGCCATCTCGGACCTGAATCCCTGGCTGTGGTGGCTGGCGCCCGCGGCGCAGGCGGTCAAGCAGAACCGCCAGGCCCTGCCCGACGACGATGTCCTGCGCCGCGCCGAGCGCAACGCCGCCGGCATGGTCGGCGCGGCGCTGGACTACTACCGGGATACGCGCGGTGCCCTTACCGAGGCCGCGTTCTTCACGACGTATGGCAGTGTCTATTCGCGCTACCTTGCGGACGGCAGGAATGGCGCCGCCCTCCATGGGGAAGTCCCCCAGGACGCGCGCACCCTGCCCTTCGTCCGCGATGCCTTGAACGCCATCGCGGAGGGCGGCTACGTGGAGGCGCTCGCGCGGGTGGCGGCCCTGTTGCGGCGGCAGGACCAGCCCATGCCTTTGTCCCGCCTGGAGCTGCGCCACGAGCTGGCGACCGAGTATGCCGAATACCTGCCTCGCATCTCGCTGCACGAATGGCGCAGCATCCGCGGCCAGCAGGAGATCGTCGCGCAATACGAGACGGAACGGGCGATCGAGACACTGCCGCAATTGCTGCGCGATCCCGCCGACCGCAAGCGTTTCCTGGACCTGGTGGCGAAGCTCATGGCCGACGAACGGGTGCGCGGCCTGGCCACCAGCGATGCCCAGGTCGAGATGCTGGGCCGGATCCGGCACGTGCTGGCGTCGGAAAAACTGACGAAGGTCAAGGAAGCCGGCCGCGGCCCGGCCAATACTCGGGGGGCCGGACCACGGCGCCGTCAGGCCGCGCTCAAGCGTGCCTGA
- a CDS encoding phosphate acetyltransferase: protein MESKHLKYQRLIDYCKTIPPTPAAVVHPCDTSSLEGAVQAARMDLIVPILVGPRERIREVAANAGIDIAGIEIVDAPHSGAAAAAAVALVREGKAEALMKGSLHTDELMAAVVGRDAGLRTARRISHCFVMDVPGREEPLIVTDAAVNIAPTLDEKADILQNAIDFAHILRLPEVRVAILSAMETVSAKVPSTVEAAALCKMVDRGQIKGALVDGPLALDNAIDMEAARIKQIASPVAGRANVLMAPDLEAGNMLAKSLSFLAGADAAGIVLGARVPIILTSRADSVMTRLASCAVAVLVAQARREGAKVLG, encoded by the coding sequence ATGGAATCCAAACACCTCAAGTACCAGCGCCTGATCGACTACTGCAAGACCATCCCGCCGACGCCCGCCGCGGTCGTCCATCCCTGCGACACATCGTCGCTGGAAGGCGCGGTACAGGCGGCCAGGATGGATTTGATCGTTCCGATCCTGGTCGGTCCGCGCGAACGCATACGGGAGGTCGCCGCGAACGCCGGGATCGATATCGCCGGAATCGAAATCGTCGATGCCCCCCACAGCGGCGCCGCCGCCGCGGCGGCGGTGGCCCTGGTCAGGGAAGGCAAGGCCGAAGCGTTAATGAAGGGCAGCCTGCATACGGATGAGCTGATGGCCGCCGTGGTGGGCCGCGACGCCGGCCTGCGTACCGCGCGCCGCATCAGCCATTGTTTCGTCATGGACGTGCCCGGCCGCGAAGAGCCGCTGATCGTCACCGATGCCGCCGTGAATATCGCGCCGACCCTGGACGAGAAAGCCGACATCCTGCAGAACGCGATCGACTTCGCGCATATCCTGCGGTTGCCGGAAGTCCGCGTGGCCATTCTTTCCGCCATGGAAACCGTCAGCGCCAAAGTACCTTCCACGGTCGAGGCGGCGGCCTTGTGCAAGATGGTCGATCGCGGCCAGATCAAGGGCGCGCTGGTCGACGGGCCGCTCGCGCTGGACAATGCCATCGACATGGAAGCCGCGCGCATCAAGCAAATCGCGTCGCCGGTGGCGGGACGCGCCAATGTCCTGATGGCGCCCGACCTGGAAGCGGGCAACATGCTGGCCAAGAGCCTTTCTTTCCTGGCGGGGGCCGATGCCGCCGGCATCGTGCTGGGCGCGCGCGTGCCCATCATCCTGACCAGCCGGGCGGATTCCGTCATGACGCGGCTGGCATCCTGCGCCGTCGCGGTGCTGGTCGCGCAGGCCCGCCGCGAAGGCGCCAAGGTCCTGGGGTAA
- a CDS encoding acetate/propionate family kinase, whose product MADVILVLNAGSSSIKFSVFDAADRALPLLLRGQVAGLYVENARLTVLDADGKEIESRDWAGTPALDHDGAVAWLVDFLRAHKGDHQLAAVGHRVVHGGERYAEAVRVTPEVIAVLGRLAPLAPLHQPHNLKPIEAVARVRPDLPQVACFDTAFHRAQPEVAQAFALPPSITQRGVRRYGFHGLSYEYIAGALPRFDAQGARGRAIVAHLGNGASMCALVNGRSVASTMGFTAVDGLPMGTRSGTLDPGVILYLMDELGMDARAIETLIYKQSGLLGVSGISSDMRALLASEDERARFAIALYVYRIGRELGSLAAAAGGIDTLVFTAGIGENAPAIRDRVCRDAAWLGVRLDEAGNAAHGPRISAPSSRVSVWVIPTNEELMIARHTIRVARGGRAAEPVAGPDTARTPS is encoded by the coding sequence ATGGCCGACGTCATACTTGTTCTGAATGCCGGTTCGTCCAGCATCAAGTTCAGCGTATTCGATGCCGCCGACAGGGCGCTGCCGCTGTTGCTGCGCGGGCAGGTCGCCGGCCTTTATGTGGAGAACGCGCGGCTGACGGTGCTGGATGCCGACGGCAAGGAAATCGAGTCGCGCGACTGGGCCGGCACGCCGGCCCTGGATCACGATGGCGCCGTGGCCTGGCTGGTCGATTTCCTGCGCGCCCATAAAGGCGATCACCAGCTCGCGGCGGTGGGCCATCGTGTCGTCCACGGCGGCGAGCGATACGCGGAGGCCGTGCGGGTGACACCCGAGGTGATCGCCGTGCTGGGCCGGCTGGCCCCGCTGGCGCCCCTGCACCAGCCGCACAACCTCAAGCCCATCGAGGCGGTGGCGCGGGTGCGCCCGGACCTGCCCCAGGTCGCCTGCTTCGATACGGCGTTTCATCGTGCGCAGCCCGAGGTGGCGCAGGCCTTCGCCCTGCCGCCATCGATCACGCAACGCGGCGTGCGGCGCTATGGCTTTCATGGCCTGTCCTACGAGTACATCGCCGGCGCGCTGCCCCGCTTCGATGCGCAAGGCGCACGCGGCCGCGCCATCGTCGCGCACCTGGGCAACGGCGCCAGCATGTGCGCGCTGGTGAATGGCCGCAGCGTGGCCAGCACCATGGGGTTCACCGCCGTGGACGGCCTGCCCATGGGCACGCGCAGCGGCACGCTGGACCCGGGCGTCATCCTTTACCTGATGGACGAGCTGGGCATGGATGCCCGCGCCATCGAAACACTGATCTACAAGCAGTCCGGTTTGCTGGGCGTGTCGGGCATATCGAGCGACATGCGCGCGCTGCTCGCCAGCGAGGACGAACGCGCGCGCTTCGCGATCGCGCTGTATGTCTACCGCATCGGACGCGAGCTCGGCTCGCTGGCCGCCGCGGCCGGCGGCATCGACACCCTGGTCTTCACGGCCGGCATCGGCGAAAACGCGCCGGCCATCCGCGACCGCGTCTGCCGCGACGCCGCGTGGCTGGGCGTGCGGCTGGACGAAGCGGGCAATGCCGCGCATGGTCCGCGCATCAGCGCGCCGTCCAGCCGGGTGTCGGTATGGGTGATTCCCACCAACGAAGAACTGATGATCGCGCGCCATACCATCCGGGTGGCGCGCGGCGGGCGCGCGGCAGAGCCGGTTGCCGGCCCGGACACCGCGAGGACGCCATCATGA
- the fabI gene encoding enoyl-ACP reductase FabI, translated as MTEDHPRRILKDAKALVCGIANEHSIAYGCAKAFREVGAELAITYAGEKTKSYVEPIARDLQAPIFMPLDFTRPGDLEAVFARIEKEWGRLDVLVHSVAWAPKADLQGGLLDCSAEGFAQAMDISCHSFVRMARRAAPLMKDGGAMFTMSYYGANRVVPNYNVMGPVKAALEACARYLAYELGPKGIRVHPVSPGPLKTRAASGLKNFDVMLTEAERRAPLGELVDIMDVGMTCAFLASPYARLLTGETVYIDGGVHIMA; from the coding sequence ATGACCGAAGACCATCCCCGCCGCATCCTGAAGGACGCCAAGGCCCTGGTATGCGGCATCGCCAACGAGCATTCGATCGCCTACGGCTGCGCCAAGGCTTTTCGCGAGGTCGGTGCCGAACTGGCCATCACCTACGCCGGGGAGAAGACCAAATCGTATGTGGAGCCGATCGCGCGCGATCTGCAGGCGCCGATCTTCATGCCCCTGGACTTCACGCGCCCCGGCGACCTCGAGGCCGTATTCGCCCGCATCGAAAAAGAGTGGGGCCGCCTGGACGTCCTGGTCCACTCCGTGGCCTGGGCGCCGAAGGCCGACCTGCAGGGGGGCCTGCTGGACTGTTCGGCCGAGGGCTTCGCGCAGGCGATGGATATCTCGTGCCATTCCTTCGTCCGGATGGCGCGACGGGCCGCGCCCTTGATGAAGGACGGCGGCGCCATGTTCACCATGAGCTACTACGGCGCCAACCGCGTCGTGCCCAATTACAACGTCATGGGCCCGGTCAAGGCCGCCCTGGAGGCCTGCGCCCGCTATCTGGCGTACGAACTCGGCCCCAAGGGCATCCGGGTGCATCCGGTCTCGCCCGGCCCGTTGAAAACCCGCGCGGCCTCCGGCCTGAAGAACTTCGACGTCATGCTGACGGAGGCCGAGCGCCGCGCGCCCCTGGGCGAACTGGTCGACATCATGGACGTCGGCATGACCTGCGCCTTCCTGGCCTCTCCCTATGCAAGGCTGCTTACCGGCGAAACCGTGTATATCGACGGCGGCGTGCACATCATGGCCTAG
- a CDS encoding mandelate racemase/muconate lactonizing enzyme family protein, with the protein MRIVEIREQTKPISSPIRNAYIDFSKMTLSLVAVVTDVIRDGKPVVGYGFNSNGRYGQGMLMRERFIPRVLSAEPDTLLDATGQNLDPHKIWDRMFINEKPGGHGERSVAMGTLDMAVWDAVAKIAGKPLFQLLAERYGTGQPDRKVFVYAAGGYYYPGQDLEKLKDEMRGYLDRGYTVVKKKIGGASLDEDLRRIDAVLSVLQDGQRLCVDANGRFDLKTAVAYAKALSQYDLFWYEEAGDPLDYALQAELAQHYEKPMATGENLFSMQDARNLIRYGGMRPDRDWLQFDCALSYGLVEYLRTLEMLKENGWSPSRCIPHGGHQMSLNIAAGLGLGGNESYPDLFQPYGGFPDGVRVENSHITMPDLPGIGFEGKADLYAEMRALSA; encoded by the coding sequence TTGAGAATCGTCGAAATCCGCGAGCAGACCAAGCCCATCAGCTCGCCCATCCGCAATGCCTATATCGACTTCAGCAAAATGACGCTGAGCCTGGTCGCCGTTGTCACGGACGTGATACGCGACGGCAAGCCGGTGGTGGGTTACGGCTTCAACTCCAACGGCCGCTATGGCCAGGGGATGCTGATGCGCGAGCGCTTCATCCCGCGCGTGCTGTCCGCCGAGCCGGACACGCTGCTGGACGCCACCGGGCAGAACCTGGATCCGCACAAGATCTGGGACCGTATGTTCATCAACGAGAAGCCCGGCGGGCATGGCGAGCGTTCGGTCGCCATGGGCACGCTGGACATGGCGGTGTGGGATGCCGTCGCCAAGATCGCCGGCAAGCCCTTGTTCCAGCTGCTGGCCGAGCGCTACGGCACGGGGCAGCCCGACCGCAAGGTGTTCGTGTACGCGGCCGGCGGCTATTACTACCCGGGACAGGACCTGGAAAAGCTCAAGGACGAGATGCGCGGCTACCTGGACCGCGGCTATACCGTCGTCAAGAAAAAGATCGGTGGCGCGTCGCTGGACGAGGACCTGCGCCGCATCGATGCGGTATTGAGCGTGCTGCAGGACGGCCAGCGGCTATGCGTGGACGCCAATGGCCGCTTCGACCTGAAGACCGCCGTCGCCTATGCGAAGGCCCTGTCGCAATACGATCTGTTCTGGTACGAGGAAGCCGGCGATCCCCTGGACTACGCCTTGCAGGCGGAGCTGGCGCAGCACTACGAGAAACCCATGGCGACGGGCGAGAACCTGTTTTCCATGCAGGACGCGCGCAACCTGATCCGCTACGGCGGCATGCGGCCGGACCGCGACTGGCTGCAGTTCGACTGCGCCTTGAGCTATGGCCTGGTGGAATATCTGCGCACGCTGGAGATGCTGAAGGAAAACGGCTGGTCGCCCAGCCGCTGCATTCCCCACGGCGGGCACCAGATGTCGCTGAACATCGCGGCCGGATTGGGACTGGGCGGGAACGAGTCGTACCCGGATCTGTTCCAGCCCTATGGCGGGTTTCCGGACGGCGTGCGGGTGGAGAACAGCCATATCACCATGCCGGACCTGCCGGGTATTGGCTTCGAGGGCAAGGCCGACCTGTACGCGGAAATGCGGGCCTTGTCGGCCTAG
- a CDS encoding LysR family transcriptional regulator: MKTDTASELMFFVLLAKHGNLSAAARELDITPPAATKRLAQLEQRLGVRLVNRTTRRVGLTSEGETYLRHASRILADIREMEDQVTSTRAEPRGLLRVNATLGFGRTVIAPLVSDYARLHPDVEVRLEVTDRPVDLVEHGLDLAVRFGTLPDSRLSARRLQSNRRFLCASPAYLARHGAPQRPADLAAHRCIIHRQNDEAYGVWRFTRNRETQAVKVSGALASNDGDIVLGWALDGHGILVRSEWDLAKYLETGRLRRLLPAYTLPPADLFAYYPSRRHLSARVRTFMDFLAARFETPARPAPAPGANTAKPARA; this comes from the coding sequence ATGAAGACCGACACCGCTTCCGAACTGATGTTTTTCGTCCTGCTGGCCAAGCACGGCAACCTGTCGGCGGCGGCGCGGGAACTGGACATCACTCCGCCGGCCGCCACCAAGCGGCTGGCGCAGCTGGAACAGCGCCTGGGGGTGCGGCTGGTCAACCGGACGACCCGGCGCGTCGGCCTGACCAGCGAAGGCGAGACCTATCTGCGCCACGCCAGCCGCATCCTGGCCGATATCCGCGAAATGGAAGACCAGGTCACCAGCACCCGCGCCGAACCGCGCGGCCTGCTGCGGGTCAACGCGACGCTGGGCTTCGGCCGTACCGTGATCGCCCCGCTGGTTTCGGACTATGCCAGGCTGCACCCGGACGTCGAAGTGCGCCTGGAGGTCACCGACCGCCCCGTGGACCTGGTGGAGCACGGCCTGGACCTGGCGGTGCGTTTCGGCACCCTGCCGGACAGCCGGCTCAGCGCGCGCCGCCTGCAAAGCAACCGGCGGTTCCTGTGCGCGTCTCCCGCCTACCTGGCGCGCCATGGCGCGCCGCAGCGCCCCGCCGATCTCGCCGCCCACCGTTGCATCATCCACCGGCAGAACGACGAGGCCTATGGCGTCTGGCGCTTTACCCGCAACCGCGAAACCCAGGCGGTGAAAGTCAGCGGCGCGCTGGCCAGCAACGATGGCGATATCGTGCTGGGGTGGGCCCTGGACGGGCACGGCATCCTGGTCCGCTCGGAATGGGACCTGGCCAAATACCTGGAAACAGGGCGGCTGCGCCGCCTGCTGCCCGCCTACACGCTGCCGCCGGCGGACCTTTTCGCGTACTACCCCAGCCGCCGCCACCTGTCGGCGCGGGTACGCACCTTCATGGACTTTCTGGCAGCCCGCTTCGAGACGCCGGCGCGTCCTGCGCCGGCGCCTGGCGCGAATACGGCAAAGCCTGCGCGAGCCTGA
- a CDS encoding LysR family transcriptional regulator produces MRYDLTSLDLFTAVAEEKNLTRAARRKHLAVSAISKRIAELEAQAGSPLLVRYARGVDLTPAGQSLLHYARQLQHTLSLMDEELSGYAAGVKGHVRIHAITSALAQFLPGDIERYANDYPQIKFDIEEGVGTAVVRAVAEGHADLGIFAEQTPAQGLQLFPYRQDELVAVVPASHVLAQRQKVRFDTLLDHEFVGPHLDSSVHALLTAEAKKRGKPLRPRIRISGFDCMCKLVAAQLGIAILPRAVAVPYLRGGKLRALTLAEPWATRNLLIGVRNMETLPPTARSLVGYLRG; encoded by the coding sequence ATGCGCTACGACCTTACCAGCCTGGATTTGTTCACCGCCGTCGCGGAAGAAAAGAACCTGACCCGGGCCGCCCGGCGCAAGCACCTGGCGGTATCGGCCATCAGCAAACGCATCGCCGAGCTGGAAGCGCAGGCCGGATCGCCCCTGCTCGTGCGCTACGCGCGCGGCGTGGACCTGACTCCGGCGGGACAGTCCCTGCTGCATTATGCCCGGCAGCTGCAGCACACCCTGTCGCTGATGGATGAAGAACTGTCCGGATACGCCGCCGGCGTCAAGGGCCATGTGCGCATCCACGCCATTACGTCGGCCCTGGCGCAGTTCCTGCCCGGGGATATCGAGCGCTACGCCAACGACTACCCGCAAATCAAATTCGATATCGAGGAAGGCGTGGGCACGGCGGTGGTGCGCGCCGTGGCCGAAGGCCATGCCGACCTGGGCATTTTCGCGGAACAGACGCCGGCGCAGGGCTTGCAGCTGTTTCCCTACCGGCAGGACGAACTGGTGGCGGTGGTGCCCGCCAGTCATGTGCTGGCGCAGCGGCAGAAGGTGCGCTTCGACACGCTGCTGGACCATGAATTCGTCGGTCCGCACCTGGACAGCTCGGTGCACGCGCTGTTGACGGCGGAGGCCAAGAAGCGCGGCAAGCCGCTGCGCCCGCGCATCCGGATCAGCGGCTTCGATTGCATGTGCAAACTGGTGGCGGCGCAATTGGGTATCGCGATCCTGCCGCGCGCCGTGGCCGTGCCCTACCTGCGCGGCGGCAAGCTGCGCGCGCTGACGCTGGCCGAACCCTGGGCCACGCGCAACCTGCTGATCGGCGTGCGCAATATGGAAACGCTTCCTCCCACCGCACGGTCCCTGGTGGGCTATCTTCGCGGCTGA